The Procambarus clarkii isolate CNS0578487 chromosome 24, FALCON_Pclarkii_2.0, whole genome shotgun sequence genome includes a region encoding these proteins:
- the LOC138368273 gene encoding microtubule-associated protein 6-like — protein MDQSTQGSQGLFTSLLKKLIIIEDLVIGSPLYSEDLVIGSSLYSEDLVIGSPLYNEDLVIGSPLYSEDLVIGSSLYNEDLVIGSPLYSEDLVIGSPLYSEDLVIGSPLYSEDLVIGSPLYSEDLVIGSPLYSEDLVIGSPLYNEDLVIGSPLYCEDLVIGSPLYSEDLVIGSPLYSEDLVIGSSLYSEDLVIGSPLYSEDLVIGSPFEDLVIGSPLYSEDLVIGSPLYNEDLVIGSPLYCEDLVIGSPLYNEDLVIGSPLYSEDLVIGSPLYSEDLVIGSPLYSEDLVIRSPLYNEDLVIGSPLYNEDLVIGSPLYNEDLVIGSPLYNEDLMKTMNHTNVAEDTMT, from the exons CATCATCATCGAGGACCTGGTGATTGGGTCTCCCTTGTACAGCGAGGACCTGGTGATTGGGTCTTCCTTGTACAGCGAGGACCTGGTGATTGGGTCTCCCTTGTACAATGAGGACCTGGTGATTGGGTCTCCCTTGTACAGCGAGGACCTTGTGATTGGGTCTTCCTTGTACAATGAGGACCTGGTGATTGGGTCTCCCTTGTACAGCGAGGACCTGGTGATTGGGTCTCCCTTGTACAGCGAGGACCTGGTGATTGGGTCTCCCTTGTACAGCGAGGACCTGGTGATTGGGTCTCCCTTGTACAGCGAGGACCTGGTGATTGGCTCTCCCTTGTACAGCGAGGACCTGGTGATTGGGTCTCCCTTGTACAATGAGGACCTGGTGATTGGGTCTCCCTTGTATTGCGAGGACCTGGTGATTGGGTCTCCCTTGTACAGCGAGGACCTGGTGATTGGGTCTCCCTTGTACAGCGAGGACCTGGTGATTGGGTCTTCCTTGTACAGCGAGGACCTGGTGATTGGGTCTCCCTTGTACAGCGAGGACCTGGTGATTGGGTCTCCCTT CGAGGACCTGGTGATTGGCTCTCCCTTGTACAGCGAGGACCTGGTGATTGGGTCTCCCTTGTACAATGAGGACCTGGTGATTGGGTCTCCCTTGTATTGCGAGGACCTGGTGATTGGGTCTCCCTTGTACAATGAGGACCTGGTGATTGGGTCTCCCTTGTACAGCGAGGACCTGGTGATTGGGTCTCCCTTGTACAGCGAGGACCTGGTGATTGGGTCTCCCTTGTATAGCGAGGACCTGGTGATTAGGTCTCCCTTGTACAACGAGGACCTGGTAATTGGGTCTCCCTTGTACAATGAGGACCTGGTGATTGGGTCTCCCTTGTACAATGAGGACCTGGTGATTGGGTCTCCCTTGTACAATGAGGACCTGATGAAGACGATGaatcacactaacgtggctgaagatacgatgacttaa